Proteins encoded together in one Streptomyces sp. NA04227 window:
- a CDS encoding UvrD-helicase domain-containing protein: MSSSSSTRRLPHPGVRRGESAYRLVRTPPTTPGPPEPDASQRAVVDHRHGPLLVLAGPGTGKTTTLVEAVHARIAQGTDPERMLVLTFSRRAAVELRDRIALRTGAAAAPQATTFHSFCYALVRAHQDSELFRDPLRLLSGPEQDVAVRELLAGQIDLARSGLATIRWPDELRACLTTRGFADEVRAVLARSRELGLGPRSLESFARRAGRPDWTAAAAFLAEYLDVLDMQGVLDYAELVHRAVLLAERPEVAARLTERYEAVYVDEYQDTDPAQVRLLRALVGESAGALAGAGNAGNAGSVGRAGDAGDAGSAVGAAGVGAAGGGGAGSGAAGIGGGGGVPGAGSGGRALVAFGDPDQSIYAFRGADVNGILDFPQMFPRPDGCPAPVRVLGTSRRAPAGLLAATRLLTQRMPLTRLPVEKVRAHRELAAERDGGTVEVQTFATAGAELDNVADLLRRAHLEDGVPWGEMAVLVRAGARIPAVRRALTTAGVPLDIDGDDLPLRHEPALAPLLLALRVVAESVEGEEGVGLGDAEVGDAHLVGEAELGEAESGEAESGEAELGEAGAGGLEQASGGGRSEDGRSGDGQSRDGRSGDRQSGDGRLEDGQFEGHGSQGQESFDALSVVAQSSDSESEDSRSRVAQSPDSQSEEAPSRVAQSPDSQSEDSQSHDPRSTDPHTPDPEPSDPHTPRTPSIAPAWLDTETALTLLTSPLAGMDTADLRRLGRALREEERAAGHRLPPPSDELLARALAEPERLVAHDPAYARGAQRLGALLRKARERLAGGGTAEEALWELWNGTGWPGRLERAARRGGPAGRNADRDLDAVCALFATAARAEARTGGRGALNFLAEVQAQDIAADTLTRRAVRPDAVRLMTAHRAKGLQWRLVVVAGVQEGLWPDLRRRGSLLEADRIGRDGLAPPLTPGALLAEERRLFYVAATRASERLVVTAVKAPAEDGDRPSRFLTELGVEPREISGRPRRPLAVSALVAELRATTVDPRASAALRQAAAERLARLAALDDGEGRPLVPSAHPFRWWGVDEPTENKVPLRDRDRPLVLSGSALDQLAHTCALQWFLGREVKADTPATAAQGFGNVVHVLADEVASGRTPADLDVLMERLDSVWDALAFDAPWKSAQEKDNARLALERFLKWHVLDRTERVAVASEHGFDVTLEAGGVAVRIRGSMDRVERDGEGRAYVVDFKTGKQAPTAAEVARHPQLAVYQLAVREGAVDEVFDGSRPEPGGAELVHLRQGAARRDGGEELPRVQAQEALAGEWVGDLLATAAGKVLDERFTPTAGQHCTHCSFRASCSARPEGRQVVE; encoded by the coding sequence GTGAGCTCCTCTTCTTCCACCCGGCGCCTGCCGCACCCCGGGGTCCGGCGGGGAGAGTCCGCGTACCGTCTCGTCCGCACACCACCGACGACCCCCGGCCCGCCCGAACCGGACGCGAGCCAGCGCGCAGTGGTCGACCACCGGCACGGACCGCTCCTGGTCCTCGCCGGTCCGGGAACCGGCAAGACGACCACCCTCGTCGAGGCCGTGCACGCCCGCATCGCCCAGGGCACCGACCCCGAGCGCATGCTCGTGCTCACCTTCAGCCGCCGGGCCGCCGTCGAACTGCGCGACCGCATCGCCCTGCGCACCGGCGCCGCCGCGGCCCCGCAGGCCACCACCTTCCACTCCTTCTGCTACGCCCTCGTCCGCGCCCACCAGGACAGCGAACTCTTCCGCGACCCCCTGCGACTGCTGTCCGGACCCGAACAGGACGTCGCGGTACGCGAACTGCTCGCCGGACAAATCGACCTCGCCCGCAGCGGCCTCGCCACCATCCGCTGGCCCGACGAACTGCGCGCCTGCCTCACCACCCGCGGCTTCGCCGACGAGGTACGCGCCGTCCTGGCCCGCTCCCGCGAACTCGGCCTCGGCCCACGCTCCCTGGAGTCCTTCGCCCGCCGCGCGGGCCGCCCCGACTGGACCGCCGCGGCCGCGTTCCTCGCCGAGTACCTCGACGTCCTCGACATGCAGGGCGTCCTCGACTACGCCGAACTCGTCCACCGCGCCGTGCTGCTCGCCGAACGCCCCGAGGTCGCCGCCCGGCTCACCGAGCGGTACGAGGCGGTCTACGTGGACGAGTACCAGGACACGGATCCGGCGCAGGTGCGGTTGCTGCGGGCGTTGGTGGGGGAGTCGGCGGGGGCGTTGGCGGGGGCGGGGAATGCTGGGAATGCCGGGAGTGTCGGGCGCGCCGGGGATGCTGGGGATGCAGGAAGTGCCGTGGGTGCGGCGGGAGTCGGTGCTGCGGGGGGCGGTGGTGCGGGGAGCGGTGCTGCGGGGATCGGTGGTGGCGGTGGGGTGCCGGGTGCCGGTTCGGGTGGGCGGGCGCTGGTCGCCTTCGGTGATCCGGACCAGTCGATCTACGCGTTCCGCGGCGCCGATGTGAACGGCATCCTCGACTTTCCGCAGATGTTCCCGCGCCCGGACGGCTGCCCCGCGCCGGTACGGGTACTCGGCACCTCACGGCGCGCCCCCGCCGGGCTGCTCGCCGCCACCCGGCTCCTCACCCAGCGGATGCCACTGACCCGGCTGCCCGTCGAAAAGGTGCGTGCGCACCGCGAGTTGGCGGCCGAGCGGGACGGCGGCACCGTCGAGGTGCAGACCTTCGCGACGGCGGGCGCCGAACTGGACAACGTCGCCGACCTGCTCCGGCGTGCCCATCTCGAGGACGGCGTCCCCTGGGGCGAGATGGCCGTACTGGTCCGGGCGGGGGCCCGCATCCCCGCGGTGCGCCGCGCGCTCACCACGGCCGGCGTTCCCCTCGACATCGACGGCGACGACCTTCCACTGCGCCACGAGCCCGCTCTGGCACCGCTGCTGCTTGCTTTGCGGGTGGTTGCGGAGTCGGTGGAGGGGGAGGAGGGCGTGGGTTTGGGTGACGCCGAGGTGGGTGACGCCCACCTGGTGGGTGAGGCGGAGTTGGGTGAGGCGGAGTCGGGTGAGGCGGAGTCGGGTGAGGCGGAGTTGGGTGAGGCGGGGGCGGGGGGCCTGGAGCAGGCGTCCGGGGGTGGCAGGTCCGAGGATGGTCGGTCGGGGGATGGGCAGTCCAGGGATGGTCGGTCCGGGGATCGGCAGTCCGGGGATGGCCGGTTGGAGGATGGGCAGTTCGAGGGCCACGGGTCCCAGGGGCAGGAGTCCTTTGATGCGCTGTCCGTGGTTGCGCAGTCCTCGGATTCGGAGTCCGAGGATTCACGGTCCCGGGTTGCGCAGTCCCCGGATTCGCAGTCCGAGGAAGCACCGTCCCGGGTTGCGCAGTCCCCAGATTCGCAGTCCGAGGATTCGCAGTCCCATGACCCCCGATCCACGGACCCGCACACCCCGGATCCCGAACCCTCGGACCCGCATACCCCACGTACCCCCTCCATCGCCCCCGCCTGGCTCGACACGGAAACCGCGCTCACCCTGCTCACCTCACCGCTCGCCGGGATGGACACGGCGGATCTGCGGCGGCTCGGCCGCGCGCTGCGCGAGGAGGAGCGCGCGGCGGGCCACCGGCTGCCGCCGCCCTCCGACGAGCTGCTCGCCCGCGCACTGGCCGAGCCCGAGCGACTCGTAGCCCACGACCCCGCCTACGCCCGCGGTGCCCAGCGGCTGGGCGCCCTGCTGCGCAAGGCGCGGGAGCGGCTCGCGGGCGGCGGTACGGCCGAGGAGGCGCTGTGGGAACTGTGGAACGGCACCGGCTGGCCCGGGCGACTGGAACGCGCCGCCCGGCGGGGCGGGCCCGCGGGGCGCAACGCAGACCGTGACCTGGACGCCGTCTGCGCCCTCTTCGCGACCGCCGCCAGGGCCGAGGCACGGACCGGAGGCCGCGGCGCGCTCAACTTCCTCGCCGAGGTCCAAGCGCAGGACATCGCGGCCGACACCCTCACCCGCCGGGCCGTACGCCCGGACGCCGTACGGCTGATGACGGCCCACCGCGCCAAGGGACTTCAGTGGCGGCTCGTCGTGGTGGCCGGGGTCCAGGAGGGGCTCTGGCCCGATCTGCGGCGCCGCGGTTCGCTCCTGGAGGCCGACCGCATCGGTCGCGACGGCCTCGCTCCGCCGCTGACCCCGGGCGCCCTGCTCGCCGAGGAACGCCGCCTCTTCTACGTGGCCGCCACCCGCGCGAGCGAGCGCCTGGTCGTCACCGCGGTGAAGGCACCGGCCGAGGACGGCGACCGGCCCTCACGCTTCCTCACCGAACTCGGCGTGGAACCACGCGAGATCAGCGGGCGCCCGCGCCGCCCGCTCGCGGTGTCCGCGCTGGTCGCCGAACTACGGGCCACCACCGTCGACCCGCGCGCCTCGGCGGCCCTGCGCCAGGCGGCGGCCGAGCGGCTCGCCAGGCTCGCCGCGCTCGACGACGGCGAGGGCAGACCGCTCGTGCCGAGCGCGCACCCCTTCCGCTGGTGGGGCGTGGACGAACCCACCGAGAACAAGGTGCCGTTGCGCGACCGCGACCGACCCTTGGTGCTCTCCGGCAGCGCACTCGACCAACTCGCCCACACCTGCGCCCTGCAGTGGTTCCTCGGCCGCGAAGTGAAGGCGGACACCCCGGCCACGGCCGCCCAGGGCTTCGGCAACGTGGTGCACGTACTCGCCGACGAGGTCGCCTCCGGCCGGACGCCCGCCGACCTCGACGTACTGATGGAACGCCTCGACTCGGTGTGGGACGCGCTCGCCTTCGACGCCCCGTGGAAGTCCGCACAGGAGAAGGACAACGCGCGCCTGGCCCTGGAGCGCTTCCTCAAGTGGCACGTCCTGGACCGCACGGAGCGGGTCGCGGTCGCCAGCGAGCACGGCTTCGACGTGACGCTGGAGGCCGGCGGCGTCGCCGTGCGGATCCGCGGCTCGATGGACAGGGTCGAGCGGGACGGCGAAGGGCGCGCGTACGTCGTCGACTTCAAGACGGGAAAGCAGGCACCGACCGCCGCCGAGGTCGCCCGGCACCCGCAGCTCGCCGTGTACCAGCTCGCCGTCCGCGAGGGCGCGGTGGACGAGGTCTTCGACGGAAGCAGGCCGGAGCCGGGCGGCGCCGAACTCGTCCACCTGCGGCAGGGCGCCGCCCGCCGCGACGGCGGCGAGGAACTGCCCCGCGTCCAGGCCCAGGAGGCCCTGGCCGGTGAATGGGTCGGCGACCTCCTCGCCACGGCGGCGGGCAAGGTCCTCGACGAACGCTTCACTCCCACCGCCGGACAGCACTGCACGCACTGCTCGTTCCGGGCGTCGTGCAGTGCGCGGCCGGAGGGGCGGCAGGTCGTCGAGTGA